The following proteins are encoded in a genomic region of Arcobacter suis CECT 7833:
- a CDS encoding alpha-E domain-containing protein: MEQLLTANVANNLYWFGRYLERIEATLIEVVIAFDAVIDTDKEKGKDFYKKLDIDIEYSTAKEFLKAGICGNHEANLSLLMSYVRENAITCRSVMDTEAFGSVIELSTLLKHSCNNTFDLDYEFIDKIQSLISEVWGELTRKQHRNTSDYFIRLGKLVEKVDFHLRLGEDKEFSLVIMEEIDKIVTRLAPASKFVPHDKNESHETIMNSINAKINKIIVED, from the coding sequence ATGGAACAATTATTAACAGCAAATGTGGCGAATAATTTATATTGGTTTGGAAGATATTTAGAGAGAATCGAAGCTACTTTAATTGAAGTTGTAATTGCCTTTGATGCGGTAATTGATACGGATAAAGAAAAAGGAAAAGATTTTTACAAAAAGTTAGATATTGATATTGAGTATTCAACTGCAAAAGAGTTCTTAAAAGCTGGAATTTGTGGAAATCATGAAGCAAATTTAAGTCTTTTAATGAGTTATGTAAGAGAAAACGCAATTACTTGCCGAAGTGTTATGGATACAGAAGCTTTTGGTTCAGTAATAGAATTATCAACTCTTTTAAAACACTCTTGTAATAATACTTTTGATTTGGATTATGAATTTATTGATAAAATTCAATCTTTAATTAGTGAAGTTTGGGGTGAATTAACAAGAAAACAACATAGAAATACAAGTGATTATTTTATAAGACTTGGGAAACTTGTTGAAAAAGTTGATTTCCATTTACGATTGGGAGAAGACAAGGAATTTTCACTTGTAATTATGGAAGAAATAGATAAAATTGTAACTAGATTAGCACCAGCATCAAAATTTGTGCCTCATGATAAAAACGAGTCTCATGAAACAATAATGAACTCTATAAATGCTAAGATTAATAAAATAATAGTTGAGGATTAA
- a CDS encoding circularly permuted type 2 ATP-grasp protein yields MSNEKSSVSEIFWETFSNQDRQKIKEFQKYMDKFAVNFNLYKDGNFIERSLPFDVIPRIIETKEFDIIDRGLSQRIKALNLFLEDLYTTKNIIKDNVVPEEFIYQAKGYLKELQGFSPSKKIRTHINGIDLVKDTVSDKWVILEDNLRVPSGASYPLSIRDTYRKIYPEFFEKLKIKPIKEYPSMLKESMDYVNCGGINVVLTPGRFNSAYYEHAYLAKKSGAQLVRNNELVVQNKILYFKNYDGRLVRVGAVYRRLDDEFLDPKFFNEESLIGVPGIMESYLAGNVAIMNAPGNGVADDKGIYYFVPKMIKYYLGEEPILDNAPTYLPYFEEDKKYVFDNMEKLVIKDVAEAGGYGVMFGHSMTKIQLEDLKTIIKANPRRFIAQELIEFYDEECYLNDEIVPRKADFRAYVVMSDEPKVWKCGLTRYAMEAGNYLVNSSQGGGFKDTWVMEA; encoded by the coding sequence TTGAGTAATGAAAAAAGTAGTGTATCTGAAATTTTTTGGGAAACCTTTTCAAATCAAGATAGACAAAAAATAAAAGAGTTCCAAAAGTATATGGATAAGTTTGCTGTTAATTTCAATCTTTATAAAGATGGAAATTTTATTGAAAGATCTTTACCATTCGATGTAATACCAAGAATTATAGAGACAAAAGAGTTTGATATAATCGATAGAGGTTTAAGTCAAAGAATAAAAGCTTTAAATTTATTCTTAGAAGATTTATATACTACAAAAAATATCATAAAAGACAATGTTGTTCCTGAAGAGTTTATTTACCAAGCAAAAGGGTATTTAAAAGAACTTCAAGGATTCTCTCCTTCAAAAAAAATCAGAACACATATTAATGGAATCGATTTAGTAAAAGATACAGTTTCAGATAAATGGGTTATTTTAGAAGATAATTTAAGAGTTCCAAGTGGAGCTAGTTATCCTTTATCAATTAGAGATACTTATAGAAAAATCTATCCAGAGTTTTTTGAAAAATTAAAAATCAAACCTATTAAAGAGTATCCATCTATGTTAAAAGAATCTATGGATTATGTTAATTGTGGTGGAATAAATGTAGTTTTAACTCCCGGAAGATTTAATTCAGCTTATTATGAACATGCATATTTAGCAAAAAAATCAGGCGCTCAACTTGTAAGAAATAATGAATTAGTTGTACAAAATAAAATTTTATATTTTAAAAATTATGATGGAAGATTAGTTAGAGTTGGAGCAGTTTATAGAAGGCTTGATGATGAGTTTTTAGATCCAAAATTCTTTAATGAAGAGAGTTTAATAGGAGTTCCTGGAATCATGGAATCATATTTAGCTGGAAATGTAGCCATTATGAATGCCCCAGGAAATGGAGTTGCTGATGATAAAGGTATCTATTATTTTGTTCCAAAAATGATTAAATATTATTTAGGAGAAGAGCCTATTTTAGATAATGCACCAACATATTTACCTTATTTTGAAGAAGATAAAAAATATGTTTTTGATAATATGGAAAAACTTGTAATCAAAGATGTGGCAGAAGCAGGTGGTTATGGTGTTATGTTTGGTCATTCTATGACAAAAATTCAGTTAGAAGATTTGAAAACTATTATTAAAGCAAATCCTAGAAGGTTTATAGCTCAAGAGTTAATAGAGTTTTATGATGAAGAGTGTTATTTAAATGATGAAATAGTTCCAAGAAAAGCCGATTTTAGAGCTTATGTTGTAATGAGTGATGAACCAAAGGTTTGGAAATGTGGACTTACACGATATGCTATGGAAGCTGGAAATTATTTAGTTAATTCATCTCAAGGTGGTGGATTTAAAGATACTTGGGTTATGGAGGCATAA
- the typA gene encoding translational GTPase TypA, producing the protein MRDIRNIAVIAHVDHGKTTLVDELLKQSGTFSSHQNVDERVMDSNAIEKERGITILSKNTAIDYEGVRINIIDTPGHADFGGEVERVLKMVDSVLLLVDAQEGVMPQTKFVVKKALSLGHRPIVVINKIDKPGGDPDRVVDEVFDLFAQMDATEEQLDFPVVYAAARDGYAKLALSDENKDLTPLFQTILTEVPKPVGSDENGLQLQVFTLDYDNFIGKIGIARIFNGTISMGETVVLVKADGEKVKGRVSKLIGFKGMERFDIKTAGTGDIVAVAGFETIDVGDSLCDPNNPMPLDPMHIEEPTLSVTFAVNDSPLAGTEGKFVTSNKINERLAAEMNTNIAMNYEQIGEGKFRVNGRGELQICILAENMRREGFEFCIGRPEVITKIEDGVKTEPFEHLVIDLPDEHTGAIIEKLGKRKANMTNMVPMGAGYTRLEFEIPARGLIGIRTEFLTETKGEGVMNHSFLEFRPYSGMVESRKYGALVSMEAGEAVGYSIFNLQDRGIMFVKPQDKVYVGMVIGQHAKDNDLDVNPTKGKQQSNVRSSGADEAIKLVPPRSMSLENALEWIEEDEAVEVTPISVRVRKRELDPTVRKRTAKKEKYN; encoded by the coding sequence ATGAGAGACATTAGAAATATCGCAGTAATTGCACACGTTGACCACGGTAAAACTACGCTAGTAGATGAGTTATTAAAACAATCAGGAACTTTTTCTTCACACCAAAATGTAGATGAAAGAGTAATGGATAGCAATGCTATCGAAAAAGAAAGAGGTATTACTATTCTTTCTAAAAATACAGCTATTGATTATGAAGGTGTAAGAATTAACATCATCGACACTCCAGGCCATGCTGACTTTGGTGGAGAAGTTGAGAGGGTTTTAAAAATGGTTGACTCTGTTTTATTACTTGTTGATGCTCAAGAAGGTGTTATGCCTCAAACAAAATTCGTTGTTAAAAAAGCTTTATCATTAGGACATAGACCAATCGTTGTTATCAATAAAATTGATAAACCAGGTGGAGATCCAGATAGAGTTGTTGATGAAGTATTTGACCTTTTTGCTCAAATGGATGCAACTGAAGAACAATTAGATTTCCCAGTTGTTTATGCAGCAGCTCGTGATGGTTATGCAAAATTAGCTTTATCTGACGAAAACAAAGATTTAACTCCATTATTTCAAACAATTTTAACTGAAGTTCCAAAACCAGTTGGTTCTGATGAAAATGGTTTACAATTACAAGTATTTACACTAGATTACGATAACTTCATTGGAAAAATCGGAATTGCTAGAATCTTCAACGGTACTATTTCAATGGGTGAAACTGTAGTTTTAGTTAAAGCTGATGGTGAAAAAGTAAAAGGAAGAGTTTCTAAACTTATTGGATTCAAAGGTATGGAAAGATTTGATATTAAAACAGCTGGAACTGGTGATATCGTTGCCGTTGCTGGTTTTGAAACTATTGATGTTGGAGATTCTTTATGTGATCCAAACAATCCAATGCCACTAGACCCTATGCACATTGAAGAGCCAACTTTATCTGTTACATTTGCTGTAAATGATTCTCCATTAGCTGGAACTGAAGGTAAATTTGTTACTTCAAACAAAATTAACGAAAGATTAGCAGCTGAAATGAATACTAATATTGCTATGAATTATGAGCAAATTGGTGAAGGTAAATTTAGAGTAAACGGAAGAGGGGAACTTCAAATTTGTATTCTTGCTGAGAATATGAGAAGAGAAGGTTTTGAGTTCTGTATCGGAAGACCAGAAGTTATTACAAAAATTGAAGATGGTGTTAAAACTGAACCATTTGAGCATTTAGTAATTGACTTACCAGATGAGCATACAGGTGCAATTATCGAAAAACTTGGAAAAAGAAAAGCTAATATGACAAATATGGTACCAATGGGTGCTGGTTATACAAGATTAGAGTTTGAAATTCCTGCACGTGGTTTAATTGGTATTAGAACAGAGTTCTTAACTGAAACTAAAGGTGAGGGTGTTATGAATCACTCATTCTTAGAGTTTAGACCATATTCTGGAATGGTTGAATCAAGAAAATACGGAGCATTAGTTTCTATGGAAGCTGGTGAAGCTGTTGGATATTCAATTTTCAATTTACAAGATAGAGGTATTATGTTTGTTAAACCTCAAGATAAAGTTTATGTTGGAATGGTAATTGGACAACACGCAAAAGATAATGATTTAGATGTTAACCCAACTAAAGGTAAACAACAATCAAATGTTAGATCATCAGGTGCTGATGAAGCTATTAAATTAGTTCCACCAAGATCAATGTCTTTAGAAAATGCTTTAGAGTGGATTGAAGAAGATGAAGCTGTTGAAGTAACTCCTATTTCTGTTAGAGTTAGAAAAAGAGAACTTGACCCAACAGTTAGAAAAAGAACTGCAAAAAAAGAGAAATATAACTAA
- a CDS encoding phosphoethanolamine transferase, giving the protein MKPFSQYKLIVISAILFTVFYNFSFFKNILTTYSFEGMNILYISSIMILFTSLLIFLFTLLSSRYTTKALLITVLSISAFTAYFMDTYHVIIDDSMIRNTLQTNLEESADLFSIKLIIYTFFLAILPSYLIIKTKIVYKPFKQELLAKLKTILFSLAIILIILFSFSKFYTSFFREHKSLRFHTNPIYWIYSIGNYVNKTLNSDITNIQVMGVDAKIATDESGNLEKKELIIMVVGEAARANRFSLNGYEKETNPLLKKEEITNFPNMYSCGTSTAESVPCMFSIFGKADYDYKKGISTENILDVLKHTNDIQILWRDNNSDSKGVALRVDFEDFRTSKTNTICDEECRDEGMLVGLDKYIEKNKNKDILIVLHQMGNHGPAYYKRYPKEFEKFTPVCKSNQLEDCTKEEVSNGYDNAILYTDYFLSKVINFLKPYSNNYETAMLYMSDHGESLGENGLYLHGLPYFMAPDEQKHIGSLMWFGGKDIKEDIDIEKLSTYKDETFSQDNLFHTLLGLFEVDTKVYKKEMDILYNAKKPE; this is encoded by the coding sequence TTGAAACCATTTTCACAATATAAATTAATAGTAATAAGTGCTATATTATTTACAGTTTTTTATAACTTTTCATTTTTTAAAAACATATTAACTACTTATTCTTTTGAAGGTATGAATATACTTTATATATCTTCTATTATGATTTTATTTACAAGCTTGCTTATATTTTTATTTACTCTTTTATCTTCAAGATATACAACAAAAGCTCTTTTAATTACTGTTTTATCTATTTCTGCATTTACAGCTTATTTTATGGATACTTACCATGTAATTATTGATGATAGTATGATTAGAAATACTTTACAAACTAACCTTGAAGAATCAGCAGATTTGTTTAGTATTAAACTAATTATTTATACTTTTTTTCTAGCAATACTTCCTTCTTATTTGATAATAAAAACTAAAATAGTTTATAAACCATTTAAACAAGAACTTTTAGCAAAACTAAAAACCATTCTTTTTTCTTTAGCAATTATTTTAATAATATTATTTAGTTTTAGTAAATTTTATACTTCATTTTTTAGAGAACATAAGTCATTAAGATTTCATACAAATCCAATTTATTGGATTTACAGTATAGGAAATTATGTTAATAAAACATTAAATAGTGATATAACAAATATCCAAGTTATGGGAGTTGATGCCAAAATAGCTACTGATGAGAGTGGAAATTTAGAAAAAAAAGAATTAATTATTATGGTTGTAGGTGAAGCTGCACGAGCAAATAGATTTTCATTAAATGGTTATGAAAAAGAGACTAATCCTTTATTAAAAAAAGAAGAAATTACAAATTTTCCAAATATGTACTCTTGTGGAACTTCAACTGCTGAATCGGTTCCTTGTATGTTTTCTATATTTGGTAAAGCTGATTATGATTATAAAAAAGGAATATCAACTGAAAATATTTTAGATGTTTTAAAACATACAAATGACATACAAATTTTATGGAGAGATAACAACTCTGATTCAAAAGGTGTTGCACTAAGAGTTGATTTTGAAGATTTTAGAACATCAAAAACAAACACTATTTGTGATGAAGAGTGTAGAGATGAAGGAATGTTAGTTGGACTTGATAAATATATTGAAAAAAATAAAAACAAAGATATTTTAATAGTTCTTCATCAAATGGGAAATCATGGACCTGCTTATTATAAAAGATACCCAAAAGAGTTTGAAAAATTTACTCCTGTTTGTAAATCAAATCAATTAGAAGATTGTACAAAAGAAGAAGTTAGCAATGGATATGATAATGCAATTTTATATACTGATTATTTTTTATCTAAAGTAATCAATTTCTTAAAACCTTATTCAAATAATTATGAAACGGCTATGCTTTATATGAGTGATCATGGGGAAAGTCTTGGAGAAAATGGACTTTATTTACATGGTCTTCCCTATTTTATGGCGCCAGATGAACAAAAACATATTGGTTCACTCATGTGGTTTGGTGGAAAAGATATAAAAGAAGATATTGATATTGAAAAACTATCAACATATAAAGATGAAACTTTTTCACAAGACAATCTATTTCATACTTTGTTAGGTTTATTTGAGGTTGATACAAAAGTTTATAAAAAAGAGATGGATATTTTATACAATGCTAAAAAACCTGAATAA
- a CDS encoding phosphatase PAP2 family protein, with protein sequence MLKNLNNHILITAFLLIAVIALFQFSNLDIFVQNFFYNFETKNWIIDKNEPILKFFFYDGIKNLLILFAVAILFSLIFLRKRKFVQEYKKGLIIVLLAAIFVPSIIGSLKAISNTPCPCNIIHFNGTYPEIKALDSYPKDFVQTSKAKCWPAGHASGGFALMALFFLFKTAKNQKRALIGALIIAWSMGTYKMLLGDHFLSHTIITMLLAWLIILLIVKFTQFKQKVTLEKPTKI encoded by the coding sequence ATGCTAAAAAACCTGAATAATCATATATTAATTACAGCTTTTTTATTAATAGCTGTAATTGCTCTTTTTCAATTTAGTAATTTAGATATATTTGTTCAAAACTTTTTTTATAACTTTGAAACAAAAAATTGGATTATAGATAAAAATGAACCTATTTTAAAATTCTTTTTTTATGATGGAATTAAAAATTTACTTATTTTATTTGCAGTAGCTATTTTATTTTCTTTAATTTTTTTAAGAAAAAGAAAATTTGTGCAAGAATATAAAAAAGGTTTAATTATTGTTTTATTAGCAGCTATTTTTGTTCCTTCAATTATTGGGTCATTAAAAGCTATTTCAAATACTCCATGTCCTTGTAATATTATTCATTTTAATGGAACTTATCCTGAAATTAAAGCTTTAGATTCTTATCCAAAAGATTTTGTACAAACTTCAAAAGCAAAATGTTGGCCAGCAGGTCATGCAAGTGGTGGTTTTGCACTTATGGCTTTATTTTTTTTATTTAAAACTGCTAAAAATCAAAAAAGAGCATTAATTGGTGCTTTAATAATTGCTTGGAGTATGGGAACATATAAAATGCTTTTAGGTGACCATTTTTTAAGTCATACAATTATTACTATGTTGTTAGCTTGGCTTATTATTCTATTAATAGTAAAATTCACACAATTTAAACAAAAGGTAACCCTTGAGAAACCAACCAAAATATAA
- a CDS encoding diacylglycerol kinase → MRNQPKYNFFKNTSYALKGLVDLIKTEKSFKIELVITLILFPVIIFIDTTLTNKALMFITLMGMLIAETTNSAIERVVDLVTLEHHDMAGRAKDVGSAIVFLSIFIFVVTWTILLIDIL, encoded by the coding sequence TTGAGAAACCAACCAAAATATAATTTTTTTAAAAATACCTCTTATGCATTAAAAGGATTAGTTGATTTAATAAAAACAGAAAAATCTTTTAAAATAGAGTTAGTTATCACTCTTATTTTATTTCCTGTGATTATTTTTATTGATACAACTCTTACAAACAAAGCTTTAATGTTTATCACTTTAATGGGAATGTTAATAGCTGAAACTACAAATAGTGCCATTGAAAGAGTTGTTGACTTAGTAACTTTAGAACATCATGATATGGCAGGACGAGCTAAAGATGTGGGAAGTGCTATTGTTTTTTTAAGTATTTTTATTTTTGTTGTTACTTGGACAATACTTTTAATAGATATTTTATAA
- a CDS encoding DUF1924 domain-containing protein, whose translation MKFLILAALVFNFGFSAVVDDYLSSLKQEVLKENPKFTAFDAKRGEEIFTSKHMGKKGKEIACTSCHGIDLNKSSENFFTGKVIEPLSPKANPKRFTDRAEIEKWLKRNFNDVYNREGTALEKGDVVTYILSKDQK comes from the coding sequence ATGAAATTTTTAATACTTGCAGCTTTAGTTTTTAATTTCGGATTTTCAGCAGTTGTTGATGATTATTTAAGCTCTTTAAAACAAGAAGTTTTAAAAGAGAATCCTAAATTTACAGCTTTTGATGCCAAAAGAGGTGAAGAAATTTTTACCTCAAAACATATGGGTAAAAAAGGTAAAGAGATTGCATGTACGTCTTGTCATGGAATAGATTTAAACAAATCAAGTGAAAACTTCTTTACAGGAAAAGTTATTGAACCACTTTCGCCAAAAGCAAATCCAAAAAGATTTACAGATAGAGCGGAAATCGAAAAATGGCTAAAAAGAAACTTTAATGATGTATATAATCGCGAAGGAACTGCCCTTGAAAAAGGTGATGTAGTTACTTATATATTATCTAAGGATCAAAAATGA